From the genome of Microbacterium sp. CGR2:
CGAACCGTCCGCAGCGGAGAAGGCCGTTCTGGAGGCCGCAGCGTCCCTCGCTCGCGATGAAGAGATCATCCGTCAGGCGACGTACACGCGCCCGATCGGCGTTCTCGTCGCGAACCCGAAGGGCAACGCGTCGAAAACGACTGTCTCTCTCGCGCTTGGCGGGACGCTGGCCTACTGCCGAGGCGGCGGCCTGGCTATCGTCGAGGTCGCCGAAGATCCGGGAACGCTGACGCTCCGTGCCGAGGGGAACCCGCGGCGCGGCATCGGGCACCTGGTGGCTGAGCATGACGAGGTGAACAGCGCCGGCCGCCTCGACGGGTACACCGCCCCCCAGACCTCGTACGCGCGGGTGATCGGCTCCACCGGCCCCAGGGAAGCGCTCACCGCTCGGGCCGTCGCCGATGTGGTGCAGGTGGTCGACGAGTACTTCTCGATGCGAGTGATGGACTCGGGCAACCAGTACACATCGCCCGTGTTCCGGGCGGCCGTCGAGGCTGCTGACGTTCTCGTGATCCCCACGCTGAACGCCGCCGACACGGCGACGAAGGCGCTCGAACTGCTGGACTCGCTCAGGGCACAGGGCGGGCACGCCGCGGAGCTTGCGAAAACGGCCGTGGTGCTGGTTCTCACCGATGGCCGTGTGGAGATCCCCGCCGTGACCGAAGGCGTCACCCAGGCGCTCGCTCACGCCGAGGTGGGGCAGATCCTCAGCATTCCGTTTGACGCGCACCTCGCCCAGCGCGGCGAGATCACTCTTTCCCAACTGCACCCGGACACGTACCGGGCGTTCGTCGCTGCCGGGGCCGCGGTTATCCGCGCCCTCGAAGGCATCACCAACTGATAACCGATACCGGATAACGGATAACCGAAAGGCATGACCATGGAACATCTGACTGGACTCGTCCACGCGGCGATCGATAACCCCCTCGATGGGGTCTTCCCCGACTTCAGCATCTTCGGGCTGGAGTTCACCGAACTGTGGCAGAAGGTTCTCGGCGGGCTCTGGGCGCTGGCGCTCGTCTTCAGCGTCGGCTACCTCATCTGGGGCATCGTCCAGATGGGTAAGGCCGACGACGGCAACCCCAACGCCTACAAGCAGGGCCGGAAGGCCGCGATGGCTGCTGGCATCGCGCTCGGCTGCCTCGCAGGGCTCACCGTGATCGTGGGCGCAATCCTCTTCATCGTCGGCGGCTAATCATGAACACCACCACACCGCGCCCCCCGCTGCCCCGCTGGGTCTGGGTAGTGGGCGGCGCGATCGTCGCCGCCGCGATCGTCGTTGGCGTCGTCCTGTGGGCGCAGCGGCCGACAGACCCGGACGCCGGCCCCACCCCCGGAGCCACCGGGGGTACAACGGCCACACCGGGCACGGACACAGAGACAGTCACCGGATGCCTTGCCGAGGGCCAAGGCATTGACATGCTGCTCACCACTCAGGAGAGCGCGCCGCAGAGCGAGGCCGGCGCGGTCGAGTTCGCCACGGCGCAGATGCGCTGGACGAAGCAGTGGCCGTGGGCCAGTTTCGAGGAATTCGAGACGGCGAACGTCGAGACTTGGGCGGGCGGTCAGCCCATCGACCGGGCTCAGTACGACGCAATGGTCGCGGGACCGAATGCGTCGAGCGGAATCGTGCCGGATGGCACACCGTTCCACCTGACTTCTGTGGTCGGCCGCTGGTACGTCGACGCTTACGACGGTGACACCGCTCAGGTCACGATCGGGCTCGCATTCGTGATCGGCGAAGCCGTCAGCCCGCTCTACCGTTCGGTTGGCACCTACAACCTCGAATGGACCGAGAACGGCTGGGTGACCAAGGGAACCGAAACAAAGCACACCGTTGAGGAAGCTTTCGACCTCGGCGACCCGTACACAGGGGGATGCTGATGGCTGTTCAGGACGACCCCCAGTGCGACGACAACATCATCACCGGAGCCGCGTGCATCATCGACGACATCGGTAATGGTGTCGAGGATGTCGTCGACGGTGTGACAGGCGTGGTGTCGTTCGCTCAAGACCCGTTCGGGGCGACGCTGACAGCGTTGAAGGACGGGGCGAAGTCACTCACTACGGATGTGCTGCCGTTCCTGACGACGGCGCTCCAGCCGGATCTTTCGGCAGGGTTCTTTATCCGTGCCTACGCGATCTCGTTCGCCGCCGCGATCTTGGTCATGGTGGTCATCCTGATCAGTCTGTTCGTGAAGACTGCGAAGGGCGAAATGGCCGGCCGGGATCTCGTGCAGTCACTCGCGCAGTACGCGCCCCTGTTCCTGATCGGCACGATGTTCGGCCCTCTGGCCGGCCTTCTGCTCGTGAGTCTCTTTCACGCGCTCACAGATTCCGTCATCGCGTGGGCGATGGGTTCGGCACAACAGATCATCGACGGCCTAATCGCCCTCATTGACAAGATCGACCCGGCGGCCACACCAGGCGGCGTCATCCTCGCGATCATCCTGATGCTGCTGCTGCTTATCGGGCTGCTGTTCGTCATCGTGATCCTTCTGTGCCAGCTAGTCACGCTGTACTTCACCGGCGTCATCATTCCGCTGTTCCTGGTCTTCATGATCGACCCGGAACGACGCGGCGTCGGGCTCGGCATGGCGGGTCTGTGGCTTGGCATCCTGGCCGCTCACCCGCTGCTGTTCTTCCTGCTCGGGTTCGCGTTCTCGATCATGGGCGACACCATCGTCACGGTCGGCGAAAAAGACGGCCTACAGACTCTCGTGACGTTCGTCGTCGCGCTCATCGCGATCTACATGGCGGCACTCTCGCCGCTCGCACTGATGAAGTTCGCGCCTGTCCTCCAGGGTGCGTTCACGCCCTCATCCAGCGGCAGCGGTAGCAGTAGCGGCAACACGATCGGCCCCAGCAACATCACCCAGGCCGGCAACGAGTACGGCAACGGCGGCAGCGAGACCAGCAGCACCACAACGACGCAGACGACGCAGACGACTACAGGCGGTAGCGGCTCGTCGACGTCGACCGACTCGACAGATAAGACGCTTTCCGAAGCCAGTTCGACCAACGAATCGGCTCCCACAAGCCGGGAAACGGCCCCTGTGGGCGCTGGAGGCTCTGCCTCGGGCGCTGGGGCCGCCGGTAGCGCGGAAGCCGCTGAGAGCGGCGCTACAGGGCTTGCAGAGGCGGGGGCGGCTGAATCGTCGACCGGGGCAGGTGCCGCGGTCGGAGTTCCAACGCTGATCGCGGCCGCCGGTGTTGCGGCGGCTGAAACAGCGAAGAAGGGCGCGGATGGTGCTGTCGCTCAGGCCACCGCGCCGATGGAAGACAGCAACACGCTCGGAGGGAGCAGCGTATGAGCGATCCAGTCGTGGTGGCCCCGATCAAGGGCTACTTGGGAGGGGAGGACGGGCACCGCTCGTTCTTCGGCGGGCAAGTCTCTAAAGCGCGTTTGTGGTCCGTTGGTCTGTCCATCGGCATCGGGCTCGTGCTCGTGCTGCTGTTCCAGGGCGTGGGCCTCGCGATCATGCTCGTCAGCACCGTGGCATCTTTCGTCCTCACGACCCGCACGCACCGCGGGTCCATCTTGGAGCGCCGCCGTAAGCGCCGGCGCTGGAAGAAGCGCGTTCAGGCCGGCACCGACTCGTTCCGGCCATACTCCGTCGCCGAGTGGGACCAGGCAGAGGCCGACGTGCGACAGGCCAAGGGCCGGCGTGCCCGGTGGGAAGCATCCCGCCGGCTCGCATCGATCCGACTGATGCCCGATGGCGCAGACGCCATGGGCTGGCTGCAGAAAGGTCGCCGTCAACCGGGAATCGCATGGCATTCGCCGAGTGGCGAAACCCCGTACCTGTCGGTGGCTTTCTCGGTGACCGGGATGCATCGCGGTATCGAGTCCACCGATTCGACCAACAAGGGCACGCTGAGTTTCGGCAGTCTTCTCGCTGAGCACGCGGGGCCGGAGTCCCTGGCCCGCAACGTGCAGAGCGTCACTCGAATCGTGCCGGCCGACACCGCGCTATACGAATACTGGGTGCGTCAGAACGTCGACGGATCGATCCCTGACGAAGCCCAAGCGTCCTACAAAGAGGTGCTGAGGATCACCAGCGAGAACGCCATGGTGCAGCGTCACTTCTACACGGTGTCCTGGCCGTTGACGGCGCAGTTCATCAACGCGGCCGAGAAGTTCGGGAACGCGCGCGATGGGTGGCGGGCGCTCATGGCCGCGGAGATCGAAGAGATGGCCAAGAAGCTTGCTGCGGCTCGCCTCGGGGTGGTCGAAGTGTTCACGGCCCGCCAGGTGGCGGGCGTGGTCAAGCATCTCCAGAACCCCGGCCACCCCATCGATATGACCGCCGGTGTCGACCCGACATCGTTTGGTGTCGCCTCACACGATGAGTTCTCGGCGTACGTCACCGAAGGCACCGACGTGGACGGCAACCCGGTGCAGTGGTGGCATCGCACAGCGAAGATCACTGCCGGCAGCTTGTCGACCGGCGCGCGTACTCCCCTCTGGATGCTGCCGCTGCTGGTCGGGACTCATCTCAAGATGATTCGCACGTTCTCGTTCCACCACCAACTAGTTCCCGCGGTCGAGGCGAAGGCTGCGGCCATCAAGGATCTCGTGCGCGACGAGGCCCGGAGGATCTCGGACGCGGAGGGCGGCCGCCTGGCCGACGACACCACGGCGGTAGCGGCCACCGCTGCCGCCCAGCGCATCGCCGATTTCCGGCCGGGAACCGGCCACGAGGGCGATTACTGGGTGGGATACCTGACCATCACCGAGACCAGCCGAGACCGACTCGCCCAGGCGTGCCGAACCACGGAATCGGTCTGCCACAGCAAAGCCGGCATCGAGCGGATCGAATGGCTGGACTCCTACCAGGCCGCCGCTGCCGGAACGACGTGGCCGATCGGTCGCGGCATCCGCATGATCCCGCCCACCGCAAGCGCCAAGTTCTACCGCCGGCTCGCCGGCCGTTCTCAGAAGGACGAACTGACATGACCATCACCCCTGAGATTCCGAAGAAGCGCGGCCTGTCGTCGCTGCCGGGGTTGCGTCGGTTCGCACCGCCCGCACCCGTAGTCGCGACCGACACGACGGCCGACGATGAAGAGTTCCTGCCGTGGGCCGCCCCCGGTTCTCGGCTGCGTGTCAACGACAGAGCAGCGGCATCCGGGTTCTACGCGCCGGCCGCTGTCGGCGCGCCCTCGTCGACGCGGCAAGCCGCCATCCTGAACACGGCACTAGTCGCTCAGCCCACGGGTGCAGATGGCCTGGTTCTCGGCCGCGACAACCTCTCTCAATCCGCGGCGGCGCATGACCCCGCGACCGCCTACAACGCCCAGCCTCGGCGGATCTCATCGCCGAACGTGGTGTGTCTCGGCGACATCGGCGGCGGCAAAAGCTCGAACACGAAGTGCAACTACGTTGCCCGGCCGCTCACCCTCAGAAATCGTCGGGTAGTCGTGTTCGACAAGAAGCCCGAAGGCGACGAAGGCGAGTACGCGCCGATGGCTCGGGCGTACAACTCCGAGCCCATCCGGTTTCGGCCCGATGGCACCGGAAGTCGCATGAACCCGCTCGACAAGCACATCATCCGCGGAGCGGGCGCGAAGGGCCAAGCACGAGTCATCCGCAACATCGTGCAGCTCGCAGACGGCGACAAGCCGGTCAGCCAGTGGGGCCGAGAAGCGATCCGCCTCGCGCTACAGCGCACGTTCGCTGAGTTCGAGAATCGGCGCCGCACGGCGACCCTCGCCGACGTTCTGCCTCACCTGGGCGCGGTTGCGGAGGAAGACCACCAAGACCTATCTGCGAAGGCCCGCGATCGGCTGCACCAGGCCGGCGTAAGCGTGCTGTTCACGCTGCACGATCTTCTCGACGAGTACGGCGGCATGTTCGACGGCGATACCTCGAGCGACGTAGACCTCGCCGCAAAGCTCACCAGCTTTGATCTCAGCGCCTTGAACGAGGACAGCGCCGCGGTGCCCGTCGTCATGTCGATCGGCTACCAGTGGCTTCTTGGGCGGTTGAAGAGCGAGCCCGATTCGTTCACGAACATCATCTACGAAGAGGGCTGGCACATGGTGGCCGGCCCGTCCGCAAAGCTGCTCCAGTCGTCACAGAAGCTTTCTCGGGCGCTCGGGATCTCAAACGTGTTCGTGATGCACAAGGGCACCGATATTCCGAAAGACTCGATCGGAATGACGATGCTCCAGGAGGCGCAGACGATCCACGTCTATCGCCAGTCCCGGGCGGAAGATGCCCGGTGGTGCCAAAAGTACTTCAACTTCGCACCGGAGACCGCCGACGCGATCATGAACCTGGACGTGGGCGAGCAGATCTTCAAGTACGGGTCAAACCCGGAGATCCGGCTCCGTCATCTGCGTTCGGAGTGGGAGCGTGAGCTCACCAACACCGACACCGGAATGCAGGCCGGACAGTGAACGTGCGGCGGTGGCTCACGGTCGGAACAGCGTTCGTCGCTGCCGTCGTTCTGTTGCTCGTCCTGCCTGCCCTCGGTGCCTCTGTCGGCGGCGCGTGCACCGGCGAGATAGATCCCGTCACCGCGGCCGCACATGAGCCCGTCGCGGGGTACAAGGGCGACCAGTTGGCCAACGCCGCCGAGATCATGACAGCGGGCTCCAAGATGGGCCTAGACGCACGCGCTCAGACCATCGGCGTCATGACCGCGATGGGCGAATCGTCGCTCAAGAACATCACCTACGGCGACGACATCAACGGCGTGACCAACCCTGACGGCTCCCCCACGTCGTCAATTGGTCTGTTCCAGCAGCAGGAATGGTGGGGCACGGTCGCTGAGCGCATGAACCCAGCGACGGCCGCGCGGTTGTTCTTCGAGCGGCTCGTGAAGGTGACCGGGTGGGAGAACCTCACCCCGTCAGCAGCCGCTCACGCCGTGCAAATCAACGCCGACCCCAACCACTACACCAAGTGGTACAACGCCGCCGCAGAGGTCGTCAACGCGCTCACGACGGCCGGCATGATCCAAGCCACGATGAACTGTGCCGCTGCCGGCGACTATCCGCCGCCAACCGGGGACGGTCCCGGCGAGTGGGGCGGGTACGACAACGGGCAGATTCCCGTTAGTGCGCTCCAGCAGATTCCGTGGGCTCCCCGGTACCTCCTGCGCGCTGACGCCACCGCCGCCCTCGCGGCGATGAACGTCGCGTTCCGCAGCCAGTTTGGTTACGACCTCCCCATCAACGACGGGTATCGCGATTACGCCGGCCAGGTCGAGGCAAAGCGGAAGTACGGCAACGACGCCGCGGAGCCCGGAACCTCAAACCACGGCTGGGCGCTCGCGATCGACATAGGCGACCGCAACCACTGGGCGATCGGCTTCTCGCACCCGATCTATCTGTGGCTGAAAGCCAACGCCGGCCGCTACGGCTGGGCGCATCCCGACTGGGCAGAACCAGGCGGCGTCGGACCCGACGAAGCCTGGCACTGGGAGTACTACGGCCTCCTATGACGCCTCCAGCCGCCCCATCGGCCCCACCGATGGACATTCGTATCTTCGTTCCCGCCGATCGCGCCGCAATCTCGAAAACCCTTGATTTTCCGCGGAAGTCGATCAGCTGCCGCCGCGGCGTCGACCAGGTCGAGCAGCTGCGCGATCGCCATGGCACATTCGCACAAAACACCGATCCCCTCCCAGCGACAAAGGAGCCCCGATGATCCCCAACCCAGACCCAACGATGCCGGCCATTCCCTTTCCGGTCGAAATCGTCGCCGGCTTCGAAACCGTGATGAACGTCGCCGGCGCAATCGCGGCAACGGCGGCCCTGATCCTCGCTGTGCTGATCCTCCACGCCTACCACGACGACGAACGCGACCGCGGCCGCTCCCTCACGAGCTACACGCTGGGACTTGGAACCGCCGTGCTGGCCGCTCTGGTTGTCTCCATCGTGCTCAACCAGTGGGCCTATTTCATCTTCGCTTTCCTCGCTCTGCCCGTCGCGTTCGGTGCACGGTGGGCCATCGTCCGCTTTCTCGACCGGCGCTTCTGAGAGGCCGACGAATGAGCGCAGCCGACGACGACGCCATCACC
Proteins encoded in this window:
- a CDS encoding ATP/GTP-binding protein; this encodes MTITPEIPKKRGLSSLPGLRRFAPPAPVVATDTTADDEEFLPWAAPGSRLRVNDRAAASGFYAPAAVGAPSSTRQAAILNTALVAQPTGADGLVLGRDNLSQSAAAHDPATAYNAQPRRISSPNVVCLGDIGGGKSSNTKCNYVARPLTLRNRRVVVFDKKPEGDEGEYAPMARAYNSEPIRFRPDGTGSRMNPLDKHIIRGAGAKGQARVIRNIVQLADGDKPVSQWGREAIRLALQRTFAEFENRRRTATLADVLPHLGAVAEEDHQDLSAKARDRLHQAGVSVLFTLHDLLDEYGGMFDGDTSSDVDLAAKLTSFDLSALNEDSAAVPVVMSIGYQWLLGRLKSEPDSFTNIIYEEGWHMVAGPSAKLLQSSQKLSRALGISNVFVMHKGTDIPKDSIGMTMLQEAQTIHVYRQSRAEDARWCQKYFNFAPETADAIMNLDVGEQIFKYGSNPEIRLRHLRSEWERELTNTDTGMQAGQ
- a CDS encoding M15 family metallopeptidase, with product MNVRRWLTVGTAFVAAVVLLLVLPALGASVGGACTGEIDPVTAAAHEPVAGYKGDQLANAAEIMTAGSKMGLDARAQTIGVMTAMGESSLKNITYGDDINGVTNPDGSPTSSIGLFQQQEWWGTVAERMNPATAARLFFERLVKVTGWENLTPSAAAHAVQINADPNHYTKWYNAAAEVVNALTTAGMIQATMNCAAAGDYPPPTGDGPGEWGGYDNGQIPVSALQQIPWAPRYLLRADATAALAAMNVAFRSQFGYDLPINDGYRDYAGQVEAKRKYGNDAAEPGTSNHGWALAIDIGDRNHWAIGFSHPIYLWLKANAGRYGWAHPDWAEPGGVGPDEAWHWEYYGLL